One Nicotiana tomentosiformis chromosome 1, ASM39032v3, whole genome shotgun sequence genomic window, AAACATGCCCAGttggaagagaagtacaggaaaactatcaaGCATAATAGGATTTATAGTTCAATTGTCCGTGAGCTCGATGTCAGTCTCAAATTTGCTAGGTCCACCTGAAAAAACCTTTCCGCCGAAattactcaactcaaagaagaactcaagcgccgagcgacttccctcattgttggaaaaacttattccatgtatagcatgaggaaaaaaaccttggaagaggtcAAGACTGGTATCATTGatattgatgccgaaattgctaaggcccgagagctttagttggctgcaaaaaatggactcccgaCGCAGTCTGACGCTCCAGGTTTTTTTGATTCCGGTTCTGAGTTTTTGGAAACTGAAGAGGGACCGGAAGGTGATGATGCCGAAGACCAAGCTGGGGAAAACGTTAAGCCATCGGTGGAACCGACTCCCGGGGATGCGGATAATTCTCTTCCTCCTGATTCCGGAGACGTTGTAGCTtagctttttctttatttttctattttatacCTTTATAACTCTGATGTGCCCTTGTAAATAAAAGCatattttttgctcaagtatcgtttgagtcttattttcgttttgaatattcatgcaagtctttaactttcGTACTTGCTTAAGTATTCTGCGGATGTTGTTCTGTTCGTGCTTTATTATGTGTAATCTCGGATGCTCtttcttcgaagcattttggttccgagaATTATCCATTTTACATGAGAGGTtcaataagtatttgcgcaagtttgctttttgTGTCTTTTCTGTATGCAACTtcaggtgtatttttccccgatggcattatggattccgggcattgattctttcggaaccaaccctttaacatgggggtttttataagagagggccttcttatgtttacggtgctcttgaagaggacgtctcctgttcattacgacacaattatttgaagtacttgtttaactttcaaatagtaaaattaactcatcgttcaaacaagaaacaagataaaaacaaaaggattccatttcatttaattccttctattttcaaaagtacataagcattttgctatgcagaaaaaggattgccatgacttgtggctataaagaaattgccatgacttgtggttatcttatacaacttatttctacggggctggctgcacagtccccggtcccgatgatataTTTTGTTCCGGATTTCTGTTCCTCGGTTGACGTGGTATTCAGTGTTGCCTGACATTCAGTGTTGTCGtaacctcatatcattccccctagtattcgaatgcgaagaatgcgaattggaacactggaagtcttgtatcttcgaagatcccaccaatgaattaataggtaatccttcactggtcaacatatcttgtttcccatTAGGAACCCATTCTATCGAGCGGAAGAATACctaacaatcctctagtggtttgtgctcgtgaacaaTCGGGTAACCTCttttcggtagcaaacttaacttcccggtgggaatttgctattgaagcaaagattatctaatcgtccCCGAGTGGAAACTTGCTTGTTTGCCTTGTTATCAAAGGTCTTATAACTTATGTCTTAATAGTATACTttccgttgctgcctcgttaaaaaccttgctagaaaaacccaattgggacaaaaactgaacgaagggaaaaagagtgcagcacatactttccatTTGACTGTTGTTCGTCAACAGTGATATCTTTTGAGGTGATccacgttccagttgttgggcaacttgtctccattttggttctccaactcgtatgatcctttcctagtgatagctgaaacccagtaagggccttcccatgttgggcctaacttgcccgcgttgagctcccgggtgttttgagttaccttcctcaagagcaagtctcctactttgaaatattagaggttggctcttcgattataatatcgctccattcttTGCTTTTGAACCCCCATTTGGACgtgtgccaagtccctgcgttcctcgagcagctccaagttaattagcattgcttcgttgttcgatcCTTCGTTCGCCTAGAAATACCTTAAGGTTGGTTCCTCTGCTTccaccggtatcaaagcttctACATCGTATATAAGGGAAAAATGGGTCTCTCCCGTGCTTgacttggccgttgttcggtaggcccatagaaccccaggtaattcttcgggccagctgccttttgctgcttcaaaccttttcttgagattttgaataatcactttgtttgttgactcctcttgaccatttgcgctcggatgataaggtgaagaggtaatcctctttatctttaagtcttcaaggaactttgtaacttttgcaccgataaactgcggcccattgtcgcatgcaatcgcttttggtattccaaacctgcaaattatatttttccataggaaatcgaccacttcgtgttctccgatcttctgataaggacctgcttccacccatttagaaaaaatagtcagtcaaaattaaaagaaaccttacctttccaggagccagtggcagtggtccgacgatatccatcccccatttcatgaacgaccacgaGGATAGAACCGAATGCAAGGGTTCTTCCGGTTGATGTACAagtggtgcgtagcgttgacACTTACCACATTTTTGTACGAAGTCTTTAGCATCTTGTTCCATACGGGGCCAGTAATACCCTGCCCAAATTAGtttcagcaccaaagaatatGCACTTgagtggttgccgcatatcccttcgcggacttctctcatgacatagttagcttctgatgctcctaagcacTGGGCCAACGGCCTTGAAAGGATTTTCTGTACAATTggcctttcttgaagctataacgtgtAGCTTTGGCGTGCAACGCtcttgatgctttggggtcttcgcgcaactttccatgctcgagataatcaattatttcatttctctAGTCCGAGACCAAACTAGTcgaattcacctcatagtaaccatctgtgTCCAaggctgagttcatcagttgtactaccgtcccTGATTCTGATCCTTGGATTTCTGTTGATGAGCCCAAATTTTCCAATGCATCTGCTTTCGCGTTATCTTCCCTCAGGATATGAGTTATTGACCACTCCCAGAATCATGCCAATAGAGcctgaacctttaccacgtattgttgcatatgttcctctttggtgtcaaaaatttcatagacctgatttaccaccaactgcgaatcacatttgatttcgatgactttGAAGCCAAGCCCCaaggccaattcgagccctggaatcaaagcttcgtactctgcttcattgttagttaaagaaATCATTCTGATGGCTtaccttaaggtttcccccgaaggcgttaTTAAGACTATTTCGAGCTCGGACCATTTTAAATttgaagctccgtccgtaaataaggtccaaactctcgatgttgattctgacaccattattgcCTCTTTGGCTACCAGAGGCAAtagtcccggactgaaatcggcgACGAAGTCGGctaagacttgcgacttaattgcagtcctcggtTTATACTCTATATCGAATTtgctcatttcgacggcccatttgactaatctacccgagagctcgagtttatggaggatattcctcagagggaaagtagtcaccacagctatcgaGTGCGCTGGAAGTAAGGCCTCaactttcgagcggcgactacgagagctaaggccagcttctCTAGATGTGGGTAGCGAATTTCTCATCCCATTTaaattttgctaatgtaataaatgggagattgcgtaccttcgtcctctcggactaaaactgcacttactaCAACTTTTGAAACTGCGAGATAAACTAGCAACGTTTCACCTtattttggttttgagagcaacaAAGGGCTTGACCGATATTTCTTCTACTCCTTCAAGGCTTGCCGACACTCTGATGTACATTCGAAATTGTTTTTCTTATTGAGTAGTacgaagaagcgatgacatttttctgATGAACGGGAAATGAACAtgctcaaagctgccaatctcccTGTGAGCCTCTGTACTTCTTTTATGTTAGACAATTGATCCGGGATGTCCTCTATGggcttgattttatcgggatttacCTCAATTTCCCTTTGTGAGACTAAGAATCCTAGGAACTTACCCGAATTAaccccgaacgcgcacttctcggggttgagtttcatattatgctctctcaggatgtcgaatgtttcttgcaaatgtttcaagtggtcacctgcattcaaagacttaacgatcatatcatctatatatacttccatagtctttcctatttgtttttcgaacatcttattcaCAAGCCATTAATAAGTGGCTCAAGCAcctttttagcccgaagggcatcacattgtaataaTATATACCAAAATTTATTATAAACAAAGTTTTTTCATGATCTTCTGGTTCATcatgatttgattgtacccagaataagcatcgaggaaactcattaactcgtgcctggccgtggcatcaatcatttgatcgatatttggcaatgagaatgagtctttcgggcatgccttattaaggtccttataatctacgcacatgcaaaatttattatttttcttaggtactactactacattggctatctagtctggatatcttacctctcggattgaaccaatcTTAAGTAAACGGGTTACCTTTTCTTTGGcgaatttattccttgctttaGCAATAAGGcacttcttttgccttaccggaggtatgttgggatccaagcttaacttgtgtacaGCTATCTCCattgggatccctgtcatatcctcgtgcgaccatgtaAAACAATCggcgttaattttaaggaattcaataaaagcaTACTTGTGTTCCGGGTACAGTCCTGTTCCCAAAttgaatttcctttctaggaattctttgAATAACACAACCTGCTCCAGTTCTTCTGTCGTGGACTTCGTCGCGTTTGTCTCTTCTGGtatttgaaaataccttggtacctgataTTGTTCCGACTCTTCTGTCCCCGGGTTATCTTCCTCCGATTCGGGGGCAGGTGTCAATTCcagtaattgctatgccgcacgttcctttcctttgctactggaaaccaaaaatgcattcatctcccttgctgccggttgatcACCCCTTATTTGTTTGATCCTCTCGGGTGTCGGAAATTTTAACAAATAGTGATATGTTGAAGGCATGACTTTCATCTCGTACAACAATGGTCTTCCCAAGATGATGCTATACCCCATGtctccatctaccacttcgaaggGTATTGTCTTCATTACTCCCTCAGCGTTCGTGAGTAGCAAAATTTCTTcccgggttgtcacgcttgcgaggttgaatctgGTGAGGAGTTTCGTTGCTGGGATAATGCTTCTGGTGCGTTTAGCTTGCTccagtactctccattgtatgatattagctaaACTTCCTGGATCtactaaaacacgtttaattttacaatctaacacatttaaagaaattaccaaggCGTCATTGTGCGGCAGTAGTAATCCGTTTGCATTTTTGTCCGTGaatgtgatatcgtcttcccggagccttttactatgagttatcgacacttttgtcttcttcgctgccgaaaaggtgaccccgttaatttcattccctccgaagatcGTGTTGATCATTTGGCGTGAAGGTATttctcctgctttcgaggttTCCGCATCGCCCATGTTACGACCATAGTTATTtttagctcgatcactcaagaattctctgagatgaCCATTCTTTAACAGCGTTGCCACTTCCTCCAGGAGGTGTCGACAGTCCCCAGTCCGATGGCCGTTAGTGCTATGGTATTCATACCACAAATTGGGATCCCTCTAGCTGTGATCGGATTTTATAGGTCTTGGGAATCGTGATGCTTTGATATTCCTCATGGCCGACACCAACTCTACGAcactgacattgaagttatattctgataactttGGGTAAGAAGAATCTCGTGACCCCGGGATTTCTCTATCTTGCAGCGATCTGTAGTTTCGGCCACAATCGGTCGTTCTATCAACGGTGAACCAGTCTGCTGTTCGGAAGTTCCTGCCACGACCTTCTGTccgctcgtagggcaaaaactgGCCCGTCGAAGTTCGTCTATAAGTGTCaatatcatctttcattttttctctgttcttctcccgtcctttggtcgACGATAGAAAGCCAACCTGATCGTCTTCAATCCTTttttttgactcgtaccggttgtggacatacACCCAAATCGTCGCTtggaactcgagcagactttccttcaacttccggGAAGCGTCCGAGCTTCTCGGATTTAAACCTTTGGTGAACGCTTTAGCTGCCCCTTTATTTGAGACTGATGgtagcaacatcctttccttctggaaccgGGTGACAAACTCTCGTAATAACTCAGATTCTCCCTGCGCGATCCTGAATATATCGGCCTTTCGGGCCTGTACCTTCCTGGTaccggcatgagccttgatgaaggAATCtgtgagcatctcaaaggaatctatggaatgctcgggaaaTAATAAATACTACGTTAAAGCTCCCCTTGTGAGAGTCTCACCAAATATTTTCAGCAACACCGACTCAATTTCATGAGGAaccaaatcatttccttttaccgttgttgtgtaggtggtaatgtgCTCCTATGGATCtaaagttccatcatacttcggCACTTTGggtattttgaaccgcttcgggatcaaTTCTGGGGTTGCACTCGGCTTGTACGGTAACtgaatatacttctttgagttcgggcccttcaatactggtggtgcccccgggatttgatccatgcgggcgtttacttccttcatgaaccgcAAAAGTTCCTCCTTGAATGGATCGTTATCGTTGTTGAGGCCGGATCTACTCCCCCCGGAcccatcggagccaacttcgcccctaggagtgttgttgtcgactctgcGTCGTTTGGTTTGCGAGAACCtcgggaggaattggatctcgccTGTTCACATTATTTGAAGCATCTGATAGCACCTGCTTTAGTTCCGTCATAACCTAATCCTGCCGCATGAGATGGCCTTgaatgattgcatgttgctcttACACGACCCTCACTGCATCCGCTACAtgttcctcatcagcatcatcaggagtcctctcccgaacctgtcgaggATATCGCCCGTCATGCACTAGTGTGATGTCATTCCCCTCATTGCGAGTGttactgattgaatcctcgaaatgaggttgttCCCCTTGAATTTCAGGGTTGCGTGTGCCATTAACAGTGTTTTCTAGTCATTTCTTTTGTGATTTTTGctgagacaaaataatcaaacacgttagtaaaaaaggcaaggatcaatttaactGCATGACtttctaggccccacggtgggtgccaaactgtttacctgaaaaatGGTGCAattgaatttgttcgtggtttctagacaggtgaattaatttgatcaaaaaagtaatgaaataactgatgaaatataaaatacttagccttaaaatataGATGAAACAACAAAGCTAATGAGTCCGGGAACAAGGTTTCTGGgcacaacaatgataagatcaaaagcgagagaataaaattgtattaaaatgctGCATAGAATGTAGTTtaagttagccagaaaattcgtccCCTTACAATGATCACTGAgctccctatttatagctatgtatAGGGAAAGaaagtcctaggatcatgcccttctttaatatcaattatgagggccattgatgaagatgtaacgttggaCATAAATGATAAATTCCTTATAACGGAccatcatccttaatgctgcaaaatattctATATTAAATGTTATCGGGTGCAAAGCATTTAATATTCCATTTATGATCGTTATTCCTTCTGGTAACAAGCGGAACAGCTATGTTCGATAACCATTCCCATCTTGTGTTTCACGTGTCTTTCCTTTAATCGGCCACGTGTCATGTCAGTAATTTTCCCTATATATTAGTAAGGCCGACATCTATGTACCCGCTGCATTAGGCTTTGCAGTGGGTATGACAATCATATTTCTACCACTCTTGGTTTCCAAAGGATGGATAGAAGGTTACAACAAGCTGGTTGATGGACTAATTTTCCGGGTATTTAGCAAGGTTGATGTAAAGAAAAGACGTACTAGTAGCATTAGCGAACTGTATTGGAAGCAGAAAACAGGGAAATCTCACAGCCAAGTTCCAAGTTTACGCAGATGATTAAAGGCTTTCAGGTATTTTTATATCATAACATATCTCGTTACATGTATCTGAATAGACGCATTTCCATTGTCCGCTATGCCTCAATATTTCATTCCCAATTAGATTAGTTGCAAATGAATATTGCTTCCCGTTATTTATATTGTTTTATAATTTGTTGTTGTTGGCTAGATCAATAAACTCTTGATCAAATACGATAGTATATAAAACCTATAAAGCAGCTTCACAGAAAAGTGCAATGCGCTAATTGAAATGCAAAAATggtatagttaaatttatacgtgatttctaaataactgaattaatttgatcctgaaataaatatataattgaAGAGTtgcgcaatacttagccttaggataTAGACGAAATAACAGAAGCAACAATTTCGGGAACAGGGttttcgggcacaacaacaaAGAAATTAAGAAATAAGAAGATAAGATTGGATTGAGCTTTGTGTAAAATATAGTGTAACTTTGCTAGAAAATCTGTGTCCTtgacaactgagctcactatttatagctatgaagaaggtTCTAGAGTCGTGCCCTTCTTCAATGTCAACTATGAGGGACATTGATGAAGATATATatataacggtgaacataaatgctaaattccttgtaacgggtaACTGATCTTAATGCTAtgaatattccctattaaatgctaTCGGGAGAAGAGTAGAAGCGGATCCAGAATTTCATGGATGCGGGTCCCGCTCAATTTAAATTTTAATGCCAAGGTACCACCGGTCAAGGATATTGAAAAAGAGTGATGTTTGATCgattcactatattttaaatatCTCGGTTCGGTTCGATCTATCTTGAATTAATTCGATACGGCTTCCAAAATTTTGGTACATAAATAAATACGCAATCACCAAACTAAAAATATTTGGTCCAATTTGATATCAAGAAAAAAATAACACTAgataaataacaaagaaaaataattaaaattatattcAAACAAAACTTTGGAGATctagaaaataaaaaaggaagCAAATACATAAtctaaataaataataaactggTGTTGTAACAAAGAGAGAAAATACAACGATGACGAAAATAAAAACTAAGAAAAGAAGGAATAAGAGAAAAGGACAAAAAGAATAAAAAGGTCTCACTACGTACAAAATGAGTTTCGATCCTGGGCTAAAGGCCTAAAAACTGGTGATTTGACCGTTGGCACCTACCATTACTTTGTTACTATGCACCCTTTACCTGTATCCATTTTATTGTGTGAAATACCAGAATTTTACCCGAGCGTCTGGATGGCGTGGCATCCCTTCTCCACTACATAGATCCGCCCCCGGAGAAGAGCATTTATCATATCTTTATGAGCATTGTTCTTCTCCGTGACAAACGAAACAGTTGTTTTCCGTCTTCAACCATCCCCCTATCTTGGGTTCTATGTGTCCCTTTTCCGGACGGCCATgtgtcataacatattttaccctatacatacGTATTTTTACGTATAAGCATTCTATTAATGAGACTAAGTGAATTAAATACATCTAACATTTTGCATACTAAATTGAAACCTAAACCTACATTTTTGTCATACACCTTAGGGaaagaaattaaaatatttacatgcaAAACATACTgactttatttttttactttgtgATAAACTTTGTAATTTTGAATGGTTCAGAGAATTAAGACTCTCATTAAACCTAATTAATGATCCCACAATTTTCCAGTTTTACTACTTGGTGTCGCTAGGGTATCAAATTGAATTAGGATCTTGAAACAAAATGCCAAAGAGAGAGAcatcaaaaaaggaaaaagacaaaTGAGAGAGGGACGTTTAGTTGTTAAAGATCTTATTGATCATAATATACTAATTAGTTGAGATATCCAACaccttaattaattaattaatttgctTACACATTTGAGAGGACTAGAGTATTACATAATAGTATTCTCTTCATCTGAATCTTCTGCAAAGCAATCCATGTAAGGATATAAATCACAAAGTTCCAGCGAATTAACAATTGGGCCATAAGCTCTACGTTTCTGATCTTCTATCATGTCAAGGGATAATCCCCATTCCCTAAGTTTCTTATCGTCGTGATGAAATGCTAGGCTGTATTCCCCTCCGTTCCccaattgaagaacttgaaattcacAAGTTTTCATCCTGTTAAGATCTTCAAACTGCTCAACAGTCCACTCGAACCATTTCATTAGGAAAATGCGACTGCTCAGTCCATGTGTAACAATGATTATGTTGGTCTCTTGAGGTGGATCGTCACAAAACTTCTTCATCTCTATGTCCCTGCTTAAGCATTCCACAAAACCTGCACATTATTGTATGAGTTCAAAATTTTAAGCATTGGCACTTGTTAGAAAGTATttacataatataaagtaattgcAAGTAAATATTTATGATATATTGTAATTGGTAGTCTGATAAAAATAAAACCTATGCATTAAGTTAAAGTACAAATTGATACTCTATTAAACTACACGTGTATACATCCTAATTTCTTATTGCATTAGTACCACCTCCTAATTTCATTTCCTAGCAGATGACATTAGTAGGATTTCTCTTTTTCTTAGGTATATGGCCTTGTGAGCTTGCTATCTGTAGAAAAGTCAAAACAGATTATTTTCTTCACTAGTCAAATCAAGTTTGAGTATCCATTCCAAATGAATGCTCAAGGTAACAAATACTCATTGATTATGAAGGATTAAATAGAAAAGCTCATCTTTATTctgtaaaataaattaaaaaaaaacaacaacaacaatttcaGTCACCCTGTTCCAAACAATATTCACCGTGTACTTTTATTTCGTCACAATTTAGATTTAGTACACGTTGACTATCCTTCGGCATGTATCCTTTTGCCACTTTACTATAGGAAAGTGGAAAACTACAACTTATTTGTCGAATACTTACCAAATATTTAAATTTCATTAAATATATCTAGTGTAATCCGATTTTGTTCTAAAATTGGTTAAAAGAGTACTTACTTGATATGCGGTCATAAACCTCCGCTATAGTTCCACCTCCAAGTACTCTATAATAAAACCTTCCATACGTCACTCGTTCCTCTTTAACCTTTGCAATACTTGCAGGATCATGATAGTTACCAAAACTCAATTCTCTTAGCCTGTACTCTTCCTTCACTCCCATCACTTTCCTCTTTGGAAACGATTGGCCTATCTCTCTCAGCGTTCTTCTGGTGCGCTCTGCAGGTGAAACATAAAAGAAAACCTTCCAATTGTTAGATTCAACAGCATTTTCAGAAATGATCAGTTTCTTGATGAGGGATCCAGTTTGCTTGGCCTGCTCAATCCCTTTCTGTGTCAGTTCAATTTTGTGATTTGGGGTTGTTCCGTAGACGTTAATGTCAGCATTTGCTAAACACTCGCCGTGTCGGACTAGGATTATGCGTTTGGGCAAATGGTTGTTGCTGGTGGTGTGAGTTGTGCCACTGGTTAGAATTTTACCAAGGGACATTATATTTGAGCAGATACAAAGGGAACACGTAGAAAGTCTAGTAATGAAGTCTATATATTGTTTGTTTGTGTTATTGGGTGAATATCATGCAACACGTTGAGGTTGTATATATATTGGCTTTTGGTATAGTTTGAAAGTGATGGTGCAAGCTACAACTTGGACTGAGCATCGGATACTTGAAAAACCTATAATATAGGTTGAGTTTAAGTTCAAGTGTAAAAAGTAATTGGACAATCAAGTTATTTATATGTGAATTGTATGTAAATTTCTATTATAAACAGTTGAAGATGTTTATGTCTTTTCCTTGTAAATAGTTCCTATAAAAAAGAAATACTAGCTAATTAACCCTGGATATACTTTACGTCCAATAAACAAAGTTAATGTATCGAACAAAACCTTGCGAATAAGAACTAAAATTAACATGCTCGTAAATCGTAATGAATACACTGCCTAAATATTCTCTGAACTACGTACGTTGACATGCCTGACTTAAAACAAATGAGACGAAGTATGTAACGTTCCAAGAACTTCCCACATGATGTTTTAGCATCTTGTGTCCTTTTCCTTTTTATTGTTAAACTTCCTCGCATTTCTTTAGTGGAAGACAACGTAAGGACCTGCCGAAAAGGACTAGGCAATATATATTGATTTAACGTGTCCTGCAGAATCATCCTGTCCCTAAACAAACGGCAAAATTTTGTAGTAATAAAGTTAATTTCACTTAAACATTCAAGTTACATCTTTTAAGTCATTTTCTGAAAAGATAGAAAAAAATTAAACTGTGCAGCATATTTAGGAAAACTGAAGGCAATTTCTCTTCCATCAATGGACTTCTTGGGTGGTCTGGCTGAAACAGACACTAGGAATCACTTCCTTAAAATTTATTAATTGAGTGGTAAGAGAATATCTAATTGTCCGTCCTTAGTAAACTTGGGTAAGTAAAATTTGTAGCTAGGTTATACATATGTTTACAGTTGCACATGAAATTAGAAGGACAATTTCAAACTTGTAGCTGTCATAAACAAAAGACTTCCCTAATTAAGTCAATTAACTTCGTCTGTTCTCCTTATATgtccttttgtttgaataacGAAGGACTAAACTTAACTAGAAAGTTAAGTCAAGTCAAGTAGAGTCAAGAGTGATGTCCAGCTATCTTGTAAGGAGCGACGACCCGCGTCCCATACGGTCGGGTCTTCATTTAGCATATGAGTAGAGTCAGGTCCTACGTTTGTGAAATTTTATTAATATCGACAAtgcatttgcatctatacccgcTTTTTGGATCACGTTTTAATTTATACTCGTTTTGTAAAACAAattgcaagcgtacccactttttGCGTAATTTCAGGCAGACGGGCCTAAAGTAACAAAAGTTTTTGCCTGAAGTGTAACAAAACTTCAGATATCTTTGcatgaagtttggcctgacttgcaaaggcaatcacacaaacttcagttcatagtgcaaatGGCAAACTTCATTTCAATAATACAATATTATGTGTTGCTGAACTTAAGCATTCTAGTAGCTGAAGTTATGTTCTATATTTGTTGAATTTCAGCATGTTTTAGTTGAAGCTTTGTCCTGTATTTGCTAAACTTCAACATGTTTTAGTTGAAGTTTTGTTctatatttgctgaacttcagtatGTTTTAGCTGAAGTTTTATTctatatttgctgaacttcagcatgttttagcTGAAACTTTGTTATGTTTGTGATGAACTTCAGGGCTGAAGTTTgttttgtatttgctgaacttcagcattctaggagctgaagtttttgtttatatttgttgaatttcAGCATTCTTAGAGCTAAAGTtctaaaacaacaataacaagttGTCATTAAGATCTAGTTGCTAACTactatttattatatattttagcCTTAGAATAATGGAATTATCAGGAAATTTGAAAAGCAATACTCATATAAAACAAGACCATTAGTAAAAGCACAAGGAATCAACTCGTGCTTTCGTGTTTCAGTAGCAATTAAAATTAGAATTCTTAAGCATTTAGAAAACAAAGGAGGAGTTGAAGTTGTTTAAAcagtgggtacaagttaaaatttttaaaaacaaatggatatatgttaaatgggggcgaccaaatagggcgttCCGTGCAATTTTTACGATCTGA contains:
- the LOC104089582 gene encoding phosphoglycerate mutase-like protein AT74H, giving the protein MSLGKILTSGTTHTTSNNHLPKRIILVRHGECLANADINVYGTTPNHKIELTQKGIEQAKQTGSLIKKLIISENAVESNNWKVFFYVSPAERTRRTLREIGQSFPKRKVMGVKEEYRLRELSFGNYHDPASIAKVKEERVTYGRFYYRVLGGGTIAEVYDRISSFVECLSRDIEMKKFCDDPPQETNIIIVTHGLSSRIFLMKWFEWTVEQFEDLNRMKTCEFQVLQLGNGGEYSLAFHHDDKKLREWGLSLDMIEDQKRRAYGPIVNSLELCDLYPYMDCFAEDSDEENTIM